TGCGAGGGGCTCCGCCGCGGCGATCCCGTCGGCACGACCTTCCTCGTGTCGGGCTCGAGCGACGAGGGGCACCGCGGGGTGGTGCTCTTCGAGGTGATCCACCCTCAGCGGGACGCCGCTCCCATGAGCAGCCGGCCGTAGGCCTCGGCGTCGAGCAGGCGGCCTGGCTCGCCTTCCGCGCGGAGGAGCCACACCTCCTCCGGACGCTCGCCGAGCCGCGCGGGGTCCGCGAGCAGATCGGAGTTCGTCGCCACGACCCGCCCACGGCACGGCGCGTAGAGGTCGACCGCGCTCTTCGCGCCCACGACGCAGCCGAAGGGCTCGGCCACGCGGAGCTCGGACCCGGGCTCGAGGAGCTCGAGGCGCTCGATGGGGTGCACGAAGCTCAACAGATGTCGCGTGACCCCGACGCGACCGTCCGGCTCCCACCACAGGTGGTCGCGGCTGTAGCGGCGCTCGCTCAAGGGCGCTCGACGGGGATCGAGGCGATGGCCTCGGCGAAGGCGTCGGAGGTGAAGCCGGCCGCGATGTCGCCGCCGCGCAGCTCGAGCAGGTCGGTGGTGGTCGTGACGAGGACGCGCCCGCGCGCGTCGATCCGCCGGACGTCGAAGCTCCGGCGCACGCTCTCCAGGCTTCCGTCCACCCAGCGCATCAGCCCCGCCGGGTAGTCGGCGCCCACCCACACCTGCTCGGCCGAGGCGGCGACGGCGAGGAGCGGCTGCTCGTGACGGCAGGCGACGCTCCAGCCGTGCGACGAGCCCACGAGGAGAGAGCCGTCGAGCGCTGTCGCGTACGCCTCGTCCTCCGAGCGCATCGTGACGTCCGACAGCACGCAGCCCAGGGGCTCGTCCATCGGGATCCAGCGGCCGGCCTCGAAGCGCGCGATCCGCCCCGCGCGCCCCACCGCGAAGCCGGCGTGCCCGCGGCCCGCGACGTGAGAGACGAAGCCGGGCGAGGTGAGCGCGTCCCATCCCGACCCCGTCCAGCGCCACATCGAGGGGCCGCCGCCGGGCGCCAGGCCCCAGGCGAAGACGTGCCCGGCCCAGCCGCCGACGCCGCTCGTCGTGCCGGGCAGATCGAAATGGCGGAAGGTCTCGCCGTCCTGTCCGACGTACACGCCGTGGTGGGCCTCCGACACGAACACCGCGCCGTCGTCGGCCTGGAACACATCCGTCAGCCAGCACGCGCCGCCGAGGTGCACCCGCATCCGCCCGCTCTCGAGGCGGCAGAGGAACGACTCGCCGCGGCCAGGCCGGAAGCCCTCCTCGAGGTCGTAGCGCAGCCCGATGAAGTGACAGGCCTCGAGCCCGAGCCCGCTCGCGGCCGCGAACGTGTGGTCCAGCTCCGCCGTCATCTCCCGCGGCCGCACGTCACATCTCTCCCGGGTAGGCCCGCGACGTGTGGACGACGACCGGCGCCGTCTCGAAGACCTCGGGGAGCGCCGCCCGCGCGGACGCGAGGCAGCCGTCGACCCACCGCGCCACCCTCGGGTCGCCTTCGGGGATGGCGTCGTGGAAGGAGAACATCAGGGCGATCTTGGGCTGGCCCACCATCGGGAGCGCCGATCGCACCTCGAACGCCATGTCGTCCTCCACCTCGGGCGCCTCGCCGCGGAAGAAGTCCTGGGCTTCGATGTGCTGCATCAAGTGGCGTTGCAGGGCGCTCGCGGCGTCTTTCACGGTCATGGAGGGCCTCGTCACTGGTAGTGGCCGGAAGGCGTGAGGTTCACGGGCGGGTTCGCGTCGGGCGGCTTGGGCGTGCTCGCCGGCGGCACGCGGGCGTCGGTGCGCTCGCTCGGCGTGCCGATCCGCGCGCCCATCTCCGCGCGGCAGTGCGCGTTCTGCGCGCTGGTCAGGCTGCCCTTGAGGCGCTTCGCCTCCTTCGAGTCACCCGACGCCTCGGCCGCGTCGATCTGCGCCTGCAGCTCCGCCTGGTACTGCTGCGGCGTCTTGTTCGGGTCGCCGCCGGTGGCGTCGGCCTGGTTCTTCGCGACGTTGTCGGCGCAGTGCTGCTTCATGGCGGAGATGGCCGCCTTGCGGAAGTTGTCGATGCAGTCGCCGGCCGTCTCGCCGGTGATCTCCTGCTGCCAGAGGGGCGCGCTGCCGGCCTGGTTGCCCGAGGGGCCGTTCGCGTCCGCCGCCGCGGCCGCGTCTCCCGGCTGTGGGCCCTCGGCGCCGGCCCCGGCCTGCGACTTCTGGGTGCCGGGCTGCGGGTGGCCACCCTCGGGCGCGAGGTTCTCCTCCTGCACGCGCGGCAGGTTCTGGATCCGCGCCGCCTCGTCCGCGTCGAGCTCCCCCGCGGGGTAGGTGTGGTTCGCGGCCGGCGGCGCTTGCCCCACGGACGGATCCTTGACGCCCTTCCAGGTGCCCGGAGGGTTCGGCGGAGGCTCCGCGCCGAGCGCGGCGCACCCGTCGGCGTTGCACTCCTGCGTGTAGACCCAGTGGTGCTCGCTGTTGGCGGTGGAGGTCGCGCCGTGGTGCGGCATGCACGGCGCGTATCTCTCCTCGAAGCCGTCCACCACCGACGTGCACGGGTTGCCGCGGTCGCGCTGGTACGCGGAGTTCATCGTCAGGTGCCCGGACTGCGAGCCCGCCAGGTGCATGTCGCGCGGGGTGGGCTTGGGCGGCATGCCGGAGTTCTCGGCGCGCCACTTCGCGAGCGCGTCCTGCGCGCGCTTCCGTCGCCCCTTGGGCTTGTCGGGCGGGAGCCCGAGCCGGTCCCCGTACTTCGCGAGGTTGTATCGATCGGTCTTCAGGCGCGCCTCGCTGATCTGGTCGGCGACGTAATCGTAGCTGCCGAAGTCCTCTGGCTGGTAGCCGGCGCGCGCGAGCGCCTTGATGCAGGCGGCGGAGAACATCCCGGCCGCGCCGCCCTTGAGGAACGCCATCGGGGTGTGGGGGGCGGGGGTGCTCATCGAAGGGTCTCCGCGGGGGGCGGCGCGTCGGGCTGCGCGTCGGCGCTGAGGAGGCGGCGTCGCCAGGCCGCGGTGCGCCCCTCGGGTGGGTGGTCTTCGGGCGTCTCGGGCTCCGAGAAGACACCCGGGAGCGCGGGCTCGTCGCCCCCGAGGTGCGGCGCCAGCGCGGCCGTGACCCGCGCCTGGGCCAGCGGCAGCTCCATCGCGTTGACGTCGCCCACCTCGGGCGCCGCGCCGGCGCGGATGAGGAGCGCGTGCTGGAGCGACATGCACGTCGCGCCGACCTCGGGGCTCCTCAGCGTGGCCGCGGCGCGGTCGAGGTCGAGCCCGAGCGCGCGCGACAGCCGACCGCCGATCAGCGTGAGCCACCCGGCGCCGAGCAGCACCTCGTGCGCGTGCCAGGACGCCGCGTCCGGGTGCTGGACGTCGACCCCGAGGTAGCGCTCGGCCCTGCGAGCCACCGCGCCGAAGGCGTTCCGGGGGAGCTGCTCGTTCCAGGACCACGCGTAGCCCGCCAGCGCCTGGTCGATCGGGGCGGTCTGGGCGATCTCGATCGCGAGCGCCACCAGCTCCTCCGGGTCGCGGTCGAGGGGCAGTGTGACTTGCATGTATCCGGGTGGCGCGCCGAGGCGGGGATCGTGCTCGCGATAGACGAAGGCGTGTGACGGCGCGTCCGGGTGGTCGACCACGCGGAGCCGGAAGCCCGGGCGCAGGCCGGTCCCGAAGGAGGACGGGGGGAGGGCGTCGATCAGCTCCTCGACCGGATCGGGCAGGGGGCGCCACCTGGCGTCGGACGCCACGCGGAACAACCGAGGCGGGCTGTGCGAGCGCAGGGCCAGGAAGCTGCGCAGCAGCGAGGGCGCGGTCGTGTGCGCCCACTCCAGGGTGGGCTCGAAGTAGACGGTGAGCTGGAGGACGGGGCGGAGCAGGGTCACGCTCGGGCGGTCCCGGAGATGGACCCGATCCGGCAGGAGCGACGCGCCGAGCTCGCCGCTCATGCCTGCGGCGCTCCTCTCCGGACGCCGACGAGCGCCGCTCTCTGACGCACCACGAGGTCCACCACGTCGAGCGGCGGCGCGGGGGCGTACAGCCCGTGCTCGAGCAGCGCCCACAGCCGATCGCGCTGGAGGAACTCGGGCTCGCACAGCTCGTGCGCCGTCGAGCGCGTCGAGCGCGGCGCCCCCCAGCGGAAGCGCCCCGGCTGATCGGGCTTCCACCGCTCCCACCACTCCGCCCACGCCTCGGGCGTTCCGTCGAGCAGGCCCGGCGGGGCGTAGGACTCGGGCGCGCGACCGCGAAACGGCTCCTGGCCCGGCTCGGGCTCGACGACGAGCGCCGCGTCGACGATCGACGCCCCGGTGATGCGCTCGAGCGCGTCGAGGGCGGCGGCCTTCGAGGCCTCGTCGCCGTGCGTGAGGCGGCCCAGCAGGAACGGCACGAAGCGAGGGTGGCCGTACCAGCCGAGGGCGCGGAGCGCGGTCGGCGAGCCGGCGCTGGCGATGTCGTCTTCGAGCACCGGGAGGGCGTCGTCGCCGCCCCCGATCGCGACGAACATCACCGCGTCCGCCCACGCGCCGTCCTGGGCCTGCGTCAGCTCCACCGCGCGGTCGAAGCCGATCCGCTGCCGCAGCCTCAGGGCGCTCTCGAGCGCGCCGCGCACGACGTCCTCCGCCTCGTGCTGGAGGAACCAGCCGAGCGCCCCCGGCGGCGCGCCCCCGGCGAAGCTCGGGATGGCGCGGGCGAGCGAGGCGAGCACCCGCGGATCGTCGTCGTTCCCGAGCGCGTCGAAGAGCCCCCGATCCAGCGCGCGGCGGCGGCGCAGCGCCTCGACCGCCATCGCGCGCCAGTCGGGCTCGGCGCGGCGCGCCCACCGCTGGAGCGCGCCGTCGATCCGCGGGTGCGGCGCGAACACCAGCGCGTCGGTGCACATCTCGAGCATGCCCGGCTCGGTCAGCTCCGCCACCTCGAGGAGCCGGACCGCCTGGTCGAACGCGTCGTCCCCCGCGATCGAGAGGAAGAAGAAGACGTTGCCGAACGTGAGCTCGGGGTCGGGGATCGGGCGGTCGTCGAGCAAGTGCACGAGGTGCGGGAAGACCTGAACGCCGCAGGCCGCGATGGCGTCGACCTTGGTGAGGAGCCGCCGCTCGCTCTCCTCGCCGCTCGCCCACGGCTCGGGGTCGGTGCATCGGCGCATCCGCCCGAGCATCGCGAGGTCGTCCATGCAGTCGCGCGCGCGCTCGCGGACGAGCGTCTCGTCGGTGATCGCCTCGCCGAAGCGCTCGCGGATCAGGGCCTCGTCGAGCCGTGGCGGGGGTGGTGCGAGCGCGGGCGGCGGGGCCTCTTCCTCCTCCTCCTCCTCCGCGTCCGCTTCGAACGCGGCGAGCCGCTCCCGGTGTGCGGCCGCCAGCGAGAGCAGCGCCTCGAGCGTCTTGGGCGCGGCGGGGATCACCTCGGGCTCGGCGACCGGGATCGACGGCGGGCGCGCCTCGAGCGGGATGGCGGGGCGGAGCACGCGGCGCCGCAGATCGAGGAGCCGCGGGGTGTGCATGCTCGCCGCGAGCCAGACGCGCGCGGCGCCCTCGGTGGGCAGGCTGAGACCGTCGACGAGCGACCAGCTCACCTGCTGGAGCGAGCCAAGCGTCCGGGCGAT
This region of Sandaracinaceae bacterium genomic DNA includes:
- a CDS encoding glycine cleavage system protein H; its protein translation is MSERRYSRDHLWWEPDGRVGVTRHLLSFVHPIERLELLEPGSELRVAEPFGCVVGAKSAVDLYAPCRGRVVATNSDLLADPARLGERPEEVWLLRAEGEPGRLLDAEAYGRLLMGAASR
- a CDS encoding DUF3396 domain-containing protein, with product MSGELGASLLPDRVHLRDRPSVTLLRPVLQLTVYFEPTLEWAHTTAPSLLRSFLALRSHSPPRLFRVASDARWRPLPDPVEELIDALPPSSFGTGLRPGFRLRVVDHPDAPSHAFVYREHDPRLGAPPGYMQVTLPLDRDPEELVALAIEIAQTAPIDQALAGYAWSWNEQLPRNAFGAVARRAERYLGVDVQHPDAASWHAHEVLLGAGWLTLIGGRLSRALGLDLDRAAATLRSPEVGATCMSLQHALLIRAGAAPEVGDVNAMELPLAQARVTAALAPHLGGDEPALPGVFSEPETPEDHPPEGRTAAWRRRLLSADAQPDAPPPAETLR